In the genome of Streptomyces sp. Tu 3180, the window GTACGCGCCGGAGGTGAGCCCCGGCAGCCAGGTGCGCCGGTGCTCCTCGCTCCCCCAGGCGGCGATCGTCTTGGCGACCAGGCCGAGGGAGACGGAGACGATGCCGCGCACGGAGGAGTCGCCGCGGCCCAGCTCCTCGGTGACCAGGCAGTACGCGAGGTGGTCGCCGCCCGATCCGCCGTACTCCTCGTCGATCGTCAGCCCGAGGAAGCCGACCTCGCCGAGCTTCTTCACGATGCCGCGGTCGACCTCCTCGGCGCGGTCCCAGGCGGCGGCGTGGGGCACGACCTCGCGCTCCACGAAGTCCCGGGCGAGCCGCCGGACGGCCTCCTGTTCCTCGCTGAGCTCCAGGTTCATACCGCGTCACCCCATGTGAAATCCGCTTGAAGCGTGGACATTTAAATTAGCACTGCTAGTTTCCAGTCGCAGCCCTACTATGTGCGCCATGGCCCGACCGCGCAAGCCCCTGCTCAGCACCGACCGGATCGTCGAGACGGCCCGTGCGCTCGTGGACGCGGAGGGCCTGGCCGCCGTCTCCACGCGCCGGCTCGCCGCGGAGCTGGGGGTGAGCGGGCCCTCGCTCTACAACCACTTCCGCACCAAGGACGAGATCCTGGAGGCGGTGGCCGACTCGGTGAGCGCGCTGGTCGACCTGTCGATGTTCGAGGACGGCCGGGACTGGCGGACCGCGCTGCACGACTGGGCGGTCTCCTACCGGGCGGCGCTGCGCGACCACCCCAACATCGTCCCGGTCCTCGCCCGCGGCCCCGGCCGGCGGCCGGCGGCGCTGCGGCTCGCCGACGCGGTCTACGGCGCGATGGTCGAGGCGGGCTGGCCGCCCGCGCAGGCCACCTCCATCGGCGCGCTGATGCGGTACTTCATCATGGGCTCCGCGCTCGGCTCCTTCGCGGGCGGTTTCGTGGACGACGCGAGCGCCTACGATCCCGCCGACTACCCCCACCTCGGCCAGGCCCACCTGCTCGCCGAGCAGCAGGAGAAGATCGACGAACGGGCCTTCGAGACGGGGCTGACGGCGCTGCTGGACGGGCTGGCGCTCCAGTACGAGCAGGTGCGGGGCGGCGCGTAGGGCCTCGCGGGCGGGGCCGCGGACGGTTCGGCGGGGGCCGAAGCGTCCGTGCCGCATGCTGGGGGCATGACCACCAAGGACCCCCGGACACCGGGCCTCGCGCGGCTCGCCGCGCTGGTCGCCGACGAGACCCGGGCCGCGTGTCTGCTGGCGCTGCTGGACGGGCGGGCGTGGACGGCGGGCGAGCTGGCCCGGCACGCCGGTGTCGCCGCGTCCACGTTGAGCGAGCACCTGGGCAAGCTCGTCGCGGGCGGGCTGCTGACCGAGGAACGGCAGGGACGGCACCGGTACGTGCGGCTGGCCGGCGTGCAGGTCGCCCAGCTGGTGGAGGACCTGGCCGCACGGGTCGCCCCGGATGCCGCCGAACGCCCGCGCACCCTGCGCCAGTCGAGCGCCGGGTCGGCCATGGCCCGCGGCCGCACCTGCTACGACCATCTCGCCGGGCGGCTCGGCATCGCCGTCACGGACGCCTTCGCCTCGCGGGGACTGCTGGTCCAGGACACCGGGTTCGCGCTCACCGAGGCCGGTCTGCGGTGGTTCGACACGGCCGGCATCGCCCTCGACCGCCGCGGCCGGCGCCCGCTGGCCCGCGCCTGCCTGGACTGGACGGAGCGCCGGCCCCACCTCGCCGGGGCCGCGGGCGCGGCCCTGTGCCGGCACGCCCTCGGGGCCGGGTGGTGCGTGCGCATCGGCTCCGGGCGGGCGGTGAAGGTGACGGGGGCGGGCGCACGCGCGCTGTCCGAACTCCTCGGGATCGGGGCGGAGGCCCTGCGGTGACCGCCGGGCGCCCGTCCGGAACCCGCGGGCGTCCCGGGCGGCCGCGGCCCCCGGGCCTCCGGCAGGAGACCGGGGGCCGGGGGCCGCGGCCCGGCCGGGCGCGGGAGTCAGCGTGAACGGGCCCGGTCCGCCAGGACCTTGATGGACCCCAGGGCGATCAGCGCCAGCACGACGATGTAGCCGGACACGGCCATCGAGGTGTCCGCGGCCTCCAGCAGCAGCACCATCACGAAGGGCGCGAGCCCGCCCCCGCCCACGGCGGCGATCTGGTAGCCGAGGGAGGCGCCGGTGTAGCGCATCTCCGGCGTGAACAGCTCGGCGAACAGGGCCGCCTGGGGGCCGTACATGATGCTGAGGAAGCAGCTGGCGACGAAGGTGCCGACCGCCAGCCACAGCAGCGAACCGGTGTCGATCAGCAGGAACAGCGGTACGGCCCACAGTGCGATGCCCGCCGCGCCGAGCGCGTAGATCCTGATCCGTCCGACGCGGTCGGAGAGCGCGGCGGAGGCGGGGATCAGGACGAGCTGGGTGAGGCTCACGCAGAGGGAGACGGTGAGCACCGCGCCGCGGCTCATGCCGAGTTCGCGGGTGGTGTAGTCGAGGACGCCGGTGATCAGGATGTAGAACGTCGCGGTGTTCACGGCGAAGGAACCGCCGGCCAGCAGGACCGTGCCGAGGTGGTCGCGCAGGATCGTGCGCAGCGGGCTGCCCTGCTCCGACTTCTCCCGCTCGGCCAGCGCCTTCTCCGCCTCGCGGAACTCGGGGGTCTCCTCGACGCGGGTGTGGATGTACCAGGCGAGCCCGAGCACGAGGACGCCGACCAGGAAGGGCAGGCGCCAGCCCCACGCCTTGAACGCCGGCTCCGAGGTGAGGGCGCCGGCCAGCAGGAAGACCGTGTTGGCGGTCACCACGCCGATGGGGACGCCGAGTTGGACGACGCTGCCGTAGACGCCGCGCTTGCCCTCGGGGGCGTACTCGGTGGCCAGCAGCATCGCCCCGCCCCACTGGGCGCCGACGGCGACGCCCTGCGCGACGCGGAGGGCGACGAGCAGGACCGGTGCGGCGACGCCGATCGTCTCGTACGTCGGCAGCAGGCCGATGCCGGTGGTGGCGACGCCCATCAGCGTGAGCGCGAGGACCAGCATCGGCTTGCGGCCGCGCCTGTCGCCGAGGTGACCGGCGACGATGCCGCCGAGGGGGCGGGCGAGGAAGCCGACGGCGAAGGTGGCGAAGGCGGCGAGGACGCCGGCGGTGGGGCTGCCGGCGGGGAAGTACAGGTCACCGAGGATCAGTGCGGCGGCGATGCCGAAGACGAAGTAGTCGTACCACTCGACGGCCGAGGCGAGGGCCGCCGCCGTGGCGACCCTGCGGCGGTTGGGAGCGGCCGGGGTGGCGGCCGTGAGCGGCTGGGCGGAAGGTGCGGTGTCCATGCGTGCACGCTCCGATGGGTGCGGGGACGGAACAGCGGAACAGGAGGCCCGGGTTCCGGGGAACGTACTGACCGGACGGTATGGACGTCAACGGGTCGTGCGGGAGCAGTTTTCGTCCGCGGGGCACGGAGCGGGACGGGCGGGCGGAACGCGGGCACGGCGAGGGCCCCGGCCTCTCGGGGAGGCCGGGGCGGTGTGCGGTGACCGGGCTAGAAGACCACCAGGGCTCGTCCGCCCTTGCCCGCCAGCATGTTCTCGAAGGCGTCCGGGATGCCCTCCAGGGCGATCCGCTCGGTCACCAGGGCGCCCGGGTCGAGGCGGCCCGCCCTGATGTGCCCGGCGAGGACCGGGAGGTCCCGGGCGGGGTCGGAGTTGCCGTAGACGCAGCCGGACAGGGTCCTGCCCCAGTGGAAGATCTCCAGGGCGTTGAAGGTGACCTGCTGGTCCTTGCCGCCGATGCCGACGACCGTGGTGCGCCCGCCGCGGCGCGTCGACTCCCAGGCCGTGCGGATGGTGACCGCCCGCCCGACGCACTCCACCGCCACGTCGACGCCCTGCTTTGCGGTCAGGGCGCGGATCTCGCGGGCGGTGGTGTCGGAGGCGACGACGTAGTCGGTGGCGCCGGCCCCACGGGCCAGCTCCTCCTTCTCCGCGGAGACGTCCACCGCGACGATCCGCGACGCGCCCGCGATCCGCGCCGACTGCAGCGCCGCCAGGCCCACCCCGCCGACGCCGAACACCGCGACCGTCTCGCCGGGCCGGACCTGCGCGGAGTGGTGCACCGCGCCGTAGCCCGTGAGGACCGCGCAGCCCAGGAGCGCCGCGTCGGTCAGGGGCACGCCCGGCGGCGCCGGCAGCGCGCAGGAGGCCGGCACCACCGTCTCCTCGGCGAACGCGGCCACGTTCAGGCCGGGGTACAGCTCGGCGCCGTCGGACGTGCGGTGGGCGTGGACGACGGCGGAGCCGTTCAGGGCGTTGGCGCACAGCCACACCTCGCCGCGCGCGCAGGCGGGGCAGCCGCCGC includes:
- a CDS encoding TetR/AcrR family transcriptional regulator translates to MARPRKPLLSTDRIVETARALVDAEGLAAVSTRRLAAELGVSGPSLYNHFRTKDEILEAVADSVSALVDLSMFEDGRDWRTALHDWAVSYRAALRDHPNIVPVLARGPGRRPAALRLADAVYGAMVEAGWPPAQATSIGALMRYFIMGSALGSFAGGFVDDASAYDPADYPHLGQAHLLAEQQEKIDERAFETGLTALLDGLALQYEQVRGGA
- a CDS encoding Zn-dependent alcohol dehydrogenase is translated as MAVRAAVLPAVGAPLEVTEIDLPEPGPGRIRVRLAAAGVCHSDLSLSNGTMRLPVPAVLGHEGAGTVVTVGEGVTHLAPGDGVVLNWAPSCGGCPACARGEVWLCANALNGSAVVHAHRTSDGAELYPGLNVAAFAEETVVPASCALPAPPGVPLTDAALLGCAVLTGYGAVHHSAQVRPGETVAVFGVGGVGLAALQSARIAGASRIVAVDVSAEKEELARGAGATDYVVASDTTAREIRALTAKQGVDVAVECVGRAVTIRTAWESTRRGGRTTVVGIGGKDQQVTFNALEIFHWGRTLSGCVYGNSDPARDLPVLAGHIRAGRLDPGALVTERIALEGIPDAFENMLAGKGGRALVVF
- a CDS encoding winged helix-turn-helix domain-containing protein; the protein is MTTKDPRTPGLARLAALVADETRAACLLALLDGRAWTAGELARHAGVAASTLSEHLGKLVAGGLLTEERQGRHRYVRLAGVQVAQLVEDLAARVAPDAAERPRTLRQSSAGSAMARGRTCYDHLAGRLGIAVTDAFASRGLLVQDTGFALTEAGLRWFDTAGIALDRRGRRPLARACLDWTERRPHLAGAAGAALCRHALGAGWCVRIGSGRAVKVTGAGARALSELLGIGAEALR
- a CDS encoding MFS transporter; its protein translation is MDTAPSAQPLTAATPAAPNRRRVATAAALASAVEWYDYFVFGIAAALILGDLYFPAGSPTAGVLAAFATFAVGFLARPLGGIVAGHLGDRRGRKPMLVLALTLMGVATTGIGLLPTYETIGVAAPVLLVALRVAQGVAVGAQWGGAMLLATEYAPEGKRGVYGSVVQLGVPIGVVTANTVFLLAGALTSEPAFKAWGWRLPFLVGVLVLGLAWYIHTRVEETPEFREAEKALAEREKSEQGSPLRTILRDHLGTVLLAGGSFAVNTATFYILITGVLDYTTRELGMSRGAVLTVSLCVSLTQLVLIPASAALSDRVGRIRIYALGAAGIALWAVPLFLLIDTGSLLWLAVGTFVASCFLSIMYGPQAALFAELFTPEMRYTGASLGYQIAAVGGGGLAPFVMVLLLEAADTSMAVSGYIVVLALIALGSIKVLADRARSR